The DNA region GCGATGTCGTTGTAGGGGTTTGCGGGCGAGATGCGCAGGCCGGTGCGGTCGGCGCCGATCTCGTCGGCCACGGCGGTGGCGACCTCGACGGCGAAGCGGATGCGGCCCTCGATGGAGCCGCCGTAGCGGTCGGTGCGCTGGTTGGTGTTGTCGGACAGGAACTGGTGCACCAGGTAGCCGTTGGCGGCGTGGATCTCCACGCCGTCTGCGCCTGCCGCGACGGCGGCCGCTGCGGCGCGGCGGAAGTCGTCGACAGTCGCCACGACCTCCTGCGTCGACAGAGGACGAGGGGTCGGCATCTCCTGGGGCCCGGACGCGGTGAACATGACGCCAGCTGGCCGGACCGCCGAAGGGGCGACCGGCGGGCGACCGTGGGGGGTGTTGTCGGGGTGGGCTATGCGTCCGGTGTGCATCAGCTGGATGACGATACGGCCGTCGGCTGCGTGCACGGCGTCGGTGACCTTGCGCCACCCGGCGATCTGCTCGTCATTGTGGATGCCGGGGGTCAGGAGGTATCCCTGGCCGTCGGCGTTGGGCTGGGTTCCCTCGGTGATGATGAGCGCGTGCGAGGCGCGCTGGGCGTAGTACTCGGCGTTGAGCTCGGTCGGTACGCCTTCGGGTGTGGAGCGGTCGCGGGTCATGGGGGCCATGACCAGGCGGTGCGGCAGGGAGATGTCCCCGACGGTGGTCTGCGTCCACAGGGCGTTCAGCATGAGTGGTCCTTCGGTGCGGTGAGGGTCAGGTGATGATCGGAACAAATGAGAAAGGCGGGTGTGATCAGTCGAGGGTGAGGGCGAGCTTGCCCCGGGCGTGCCCGGCGTCGCTGACCTGCTGGGCCGTGGCGGCCTCGGCGAGCGGGTACACGGTGACGGTGGTGACGACCTTGCCGGTCGCGGCGTCCTGGGCAAGGGCGGCCAGGCGGGCAACCGAGCGTTCCTGGCCACCGCTGGCGAAGGTGATGCCGAGTTGGTGCGCGCGGAAGTCGGCGATGGTGACGATGCGCTCGGTGCCGCCGCGCAGAGCGATGGAGTCCTCCAGGGCTCCCTTCCCGGCCAGGTCGAACACCGCGTCCACGCCGTCGGGGGCCAGTGCCCGGACCCGATCGACCAGGCCCTCGCCGTAAAGGGTCGCGGTGGCGCCGAGCGCGGCGAGGTATTCCTGGTTCGCGGGGCCGGCGGTGCCGATGACACGCGCTCCGCGGGCCGTGGCGAGCTGGACCGCCAGGGTGCCGACCGCTCCGGCCGCGCCGTGCATCAGCACGGTCTCCCCCACGGCGACGCCCAGCAGGTTCAGGACGCGCTCGGCTGTCTCGCCCGCCACCGGCAGCGCGACCGCGTGCTGCCAGTCGAGGCCGGCGGGCTTGGGTGCCACGACGGTGGCCAGCGCGTACTCGGCGTACGAGCCGGTGTCCGACCAGCCCAGCACCTCATCGCCCTCCTGCACGTCCCGCACGCCCTCACCCAGGGCGTCCACCACGCCGGCGAGCTCGTGACCGGGCACGGAGGGCAGCAGCGTGGGGAACACGGCTTCCATGGCCCCGGAGCGGATCTTGCCGTCCAGCGCGTTCAGGCCGGCCGCCTTGACGCGGACGCGGATCTGCCCGGGGCCGGGCTGCGGGACCTCGATGTCCGCCTCGCGCAGCACTTCCGTGCCACCGAAACGGTCGAACTGGATGGCTTTCATGACGACTCCTCTCACGCCGCCACCCACTTAGGTGGCTAGACACATAATCAACGTAACAGCAAACACGTGGCTAGCCAAGTAATTGCTGCCGACGGGCTTCCGTGCGAGTGGGTGCCCTGCCGGTGATCTCGTCGACCTGGAGCGCGGAGTACGGCGTCGCACCAACCGTGCTGCGCCGGCGCAGCACCCGCCGGAAGTCCGCCTCGCACGCATGGGAAATCCGGACTGCCGATTGTCACGCAGCCCACGAACGGGTGGCGGCGGTCGCGAGGGCCCCGCAGACACCGCTCTGGCTCAAGGCACCCTGGGTCCGTTGCTCACTAGGTGTCCGTTCGGTGCCCACGCGACCGCCACCACGAGATACGCCGGACCGTCCGCCGCTCGGATGCGAGGCGTTCAGTCGCCAGGCAACGTTTAGACGTCACGGTCCAGCACTCGCACAGCACAGCGAGGGCCACAGCTCCTCGCGGCACTGTTAACAACGAATTGGGCAACGTTCGCCCCTTCGGGCGTCGACTGGATATTGGCCAGACGCCCGTATCCGGTCGTGGGAACGAAAACTGTGGCGGCCGGTACTCACATAGGGTGCTTGGGTGTTCAATCGGCTTGAGGTCAGTGTGTTGCCACCGGGCCCTCGATGGGCTGCCCAGTTGTCTTTCCGGATCGATGGCGAGGAAGTGGTGGCAGCGGCTGCCGGGGAAGGAGGCCGCGGCCCCTTTGCCGAGGAGGGATTGCCGGCCGAGGGCCAAGGGCCCTTCTGGGCGACCGGCGAGGGACGACGTGTCGTGCTGGGTGAGCCCGAGTGCACAGGTGGATGCTGTGGCTACCTGTCCGTGTTCGTGCAGCGTCAGGGCGGGATCGTGGAGTGGTCCGACTGGCAGGTGCCCGTTGGTGAGGCGCGTCCTCCGGCTTTTCACTTCGACGCCGATCAGTACGACTCCGAACTAATCCGAGCGCTGACGACGTTTGCCTCGTGACAGTCCGCCGCGTGGGTGGCTTTCAGCGCGGCGGGCCGGGCCAGAATGATCACGTGGCTGGACGTGTACAGGTTCGTGAGATCGATGACGACGAGGGTCGGCGGCTGCTGCGGATCATCCGCAGGGGGCACCGGGTCGGTGGTGACCTGGCGGCGGGCCCAGATGGTGCTGTTGTCCGCACAAGGCATGCCGGTGGCGAGGATCGCCGAGGTGTCGTTCACCAGTGACGACCGCGCCCTCGTGCACGTGCCAGCTGGCCAAGCCGTAGGAGATGGCAGGTGACTGAGCCTTCTCGACCCGGACCCGAACCGGATCGAGCCCGGGTTCGACGCTCTGGACGAGATCGCGGATCTCATCCGCTCCTGGGTCCTGGTCTTCCCAGAGGACCAGAATCTGCTCGACCTCGCCGATGCCTTTGCTGTGCTCGGCCCTGCTTCTCCGCTCCCCCGGCATTCGTGTCGGGCCAGCACACCGCAAAGGGCTCGGGACCCGACCCGAGCCCGCAGGCATCGGCTTCCGATCGGCCCGCGCCTCCGTTGGACGCTCAGGCCGCGAAGCCGATGTTGGTGACGTACTCGTACTGGCCCCACTGCGAGCCGAGGTCGACGACCTGGTCCACCCACGCGTCGTCCATTTCCTGATCGTCGCCGGCCGCCCACGCGGCGACGATGCGGTCCCAGCGGCGGACGTTCATGCTGCGGAATTCCACCGCCCGCT from Streptomyces sp. NBC_00258 includes:
- a CDS encoding alkene reductase; amino-acid sequence: MLNALWTQTTVGDISLPHRLVMAPMTRDRSTPEGVPTELNAEYYAQRASHALIITEGTQPNADGQGYLLTPGIHNDEQIAGWRKVTDAVHAADGRIVIQLMHTGRIAHPDNTPHGRPPVAPSAVRPAGVMFTASGPQEMPTPRPLSTQEVVATVDDFRRAAAAAVAAGADGVEIHAANGYLVHQFLSDNTNQRTDRYGGSIEGRIRFAVEVATAVADEIGADRTGLRISPANPYNDIAESDTAELYPALLHALSPLGLAYLHVMHAGDEELLGTLRALWPTTLILNRAGTDLPTRAKDIDHGTADLVSVGALALANPDLVERLRSDAPLNTPDPATFYGGGVAGYTDYPTHTV
- a CDS encoding NADP-dependent oxidoreductase; protein product: MKAIQFDRFGGTEVLREADIEVPQPGPGQIRVRVKAAGLNALDGKIRSGAMEAVFPTLLPSVPGHELAGVVDALGEGVRDVQEGDEVLGWSDTGSYAEYALATVVAPKPAGLDWQHAVALPVAGETAERVLNLLGVAVGETVLMHGAAGAVGTLAVQLATARGARVIGTAGPANQEYLAALGATATLYGEGLVDRVRALAPDGVDAVFDLAGKGALEDSIALRGGTERIVTIADFRAHQLGITFASGGQERSVARLAALAQDAATGKVVTTVTVYPLAEAATAQQVSDAGHARGKLALTLD